Within Dysgonomonas sp. HDW5A, the genomic segment TGTTTCGATAGCCGGCGTTGCAGTACCCAGTAAAGTCTTAGCACCGTAAATACCTGCCAATACTATAGCTGCATTGCGCGCATTATAACGGGGAGCGGGATCTTGCTGCTTATAAGAAGCTTCGTGTTCTTCATCAACAATCACCAAACCAAGATCTCGGAAAGGTAAGAATACCGACGAACGTGCCCCCAATACTACCTGACATTCATCTTTTTGAAGTAACGACTGCCAAGTCTCGGCACGCTCATTATCGTTGAAGCGAGAATGATACACCAGCAGTTTGTTTCCGAAGACCGATTTCAACCTTTCGGTTATTTGAGTAGTCAATGCTATTTCGGGTAAAAGATACAGAACCCGTTCACCCTTTTCGATAGCATCTTTTATCAGTTGAATATATATTTCGGTTTTACCCGAAGAAGTCACACCATGAAGTAAAACAACCTGCTTTTCTTTGAAATGAGCATATATTTCATCGTATGCTTTCTCCTGAAAAAGGTTCAAAGCATTAGACGAGAGCAAATTTGCATCACCATAATCGAAACGTCCGATTTCATTCTGAAAAGACTCCAAAATACCTCTTTCGATAAGTGCATCAAGCACGGACGGACTAATACCACATTGCTCGAACAATTGTTTTTTTCTAATGAAAAACTCATCTAAATCCCCAGATTTATTTTTTAGCTCTAAAAACAAAAGTAAGGCCTGTTCTTGCTTTTTAGCCCTTTTCAGATTTTCTAGAATGCTAGACAATTCGATTTCGGAGTAATTTTTCGAGAGCCTTATCGAAGTTTCGGTTTTTGCTGAATATCGATTTTGTATATTTTCATTCAGATAGGCAGCCCCCTTATCCGTAAGGGCTTTTATATACGGAATTACATTAGATATTCCGGTTAATTTTTCAATTTCGGCAATACGAAGGGGTTTAGAATCGGAAAGAACATCGAACACTTTTGTTTCATTGGCGGTAAAAGGTTCTTTAGCCTCAAAAGAAGCATCTAAAAAGACTAGCGTTTCGCTTTCTAACTTTAAGGCTGAAGGCAAAGCTGCTTTATATATCTCGCCCAAAGTACACATATAATAAGAAGCAATCCACTCCCAGAAACGCAGCTGCTCGGGCAAAACAATGGGGTGAGTATCTAAAACTGAAATTATTTCCTTTATTCCCGTTTTCTCTTCATCCGATTGATATATCTGATGCACAATAGCTGTGTAGAATTTCTTCTTTCCAAATTGCACAATAACCCTACTACCAACAATAACCCGATCTGCAAGCAGATCGGGTATCTTATAAGTAAACACTCCCGACAAGGGCAGTGGAACTATCACATCAATATAAAGATGTTGCGTCAAAAGAAATAAGTTAAGTTCACACTCCAGTTAGAAGGTCTTTTTTCTAAACGACCTTCAGAACTACTTGAATAATTATCAGTCAAAGCTTTTCTATAATACATACCGATTTCAAGATGTTTGAGAAGTTCAACTCCTGCTCCTGCATCGAATCCCATCCCAAACGATTTCGATTTATATTGTTCTACTATGCTTCCTTTCGATTCAAGATCGCCTCCACTTAGTCTAAATTCGGCATACGGACCAACAATAATGAAGACTCCGAAAAGACCAACTATACTAAATTTCTTCTTCAAACTCACCGGAACCCTCAAATAATTATAATTGGTAAGATTATAATTTTCATTTGTAACATCAAATTTCTGGTGTCCGTAAAGCACAGCGGCTTCTGCTCCCCATCCAACGATAGGAGCCATTACTTCGACAACTCCGCCGACTTGAAATCCTAAGCGGTTGTTTGCATTTAAGATATCTTTGTTGATACGATTATTGCTAACATCAAAACCTCCACGAAGACCAAATCTGACTTGTGATGACGCAAGACCTACATTTAATAATGCAAGAGATAGAATAAGCAGAAATCTTAAGC encodes:
- a CDS encoding outer membrane beta-barrel protein → MKKLSLRFLLILSLALLNVGLASSQVRFGLRGGFDVSNNRINKDILNANNRLGFQVGGVVEVMAPIVGWGAEAAVLYGHQKFDVTNENYNLTNYNYLRVPVSLKKKFSIVGLFGVFIIVGPYAEFRLSGGDLESKGSIVEQYKSKSFGMGFDAGAGVELLKHLEIGMYYRKALTDNYSSSSEGRLEKRPSNWSVNLTYFF
- the priA gene encoding primosomal protein N', translated to MTQHLYIDVIVPLPLSGVFTYKIPDLLADRVIVGSRVIVQFGKKKFYTAIVHQIYQSDEEKTGIKEIISVLDTHPIVLPEQLRFWEWIASYYMCTLGEIYKAALPSALKLESETLVFLDASFEAKEPFTANETKVFDVLSDSKPLRIAEIEKLTGISNVIPYIKALTDKGAAYLNENIQNRYSAKTETSIRLSKNYSEIELSSILENLKRAKKQEQALLLFLELKNKSGDLDEFFIRKKQLFEQCGISPSVLDALIERGILESFQNEIGRFDYGDANLLSSNALNLFQEKAYDEIYAHFKEKQVVLLHGVTSSGKTEIYIQLIKDAIEKGERVLYLLPEIALTTQITERLKSVFGNKLLVYHSRFNDNERAETWQSLLQKDECQVVLGARSSVFLPFRDLGLVIVDEEHEASYKQQDPAPRYNARNAAIVLAGIYGAKTLLGTATPAIETYYNALSGRYGLVTLSKRHSEIELPEIVPINTKDLRKRKQMKSILSPPLVEEMKNALGRNEQVILFQNRRGFAPLLECKTCSWTPKCLHCDVTLTFHKGQRVMVCHYCGAVYSIPTKCPECKTPTLEVQGYGTERIEELVNEAVPEANVVRMDLDTTRSKRSYERIIADFEVNKTNVLVGTQMVSKGLDFDNVSVVGILNADSMLNYPDFRAHERAFQLMMQVSGRAGRRQKRGLVLLQTAHPGHPIISYIRNNDYISFYETQINERQLFRYPPFYRLIEIVIRGREEQSTEGFALEFAQVLRQTFQERVLGPVKPGISRVQSLYIRKIVLKIENQASPQKIRELIEFYQKQVMMNSKFKSVLLHYDVDPM